From a single Oreochromis niloticus isolate F11D_XX linkage group LG4, O_niloticus_UMD_NMBU, whole genome shotgun sequence genomic region:
- the LOC109201818 gene encoding synembryn-A-like, producing MSSSNSQYSSDSDSDTEEYREAKAKINLVTGRVEADQPDPMEGMTDEEKEEEARHLISMINRLSRDQIIQPMGVTAEGRLAPLWGQMSDCTLEEEEEEELNLMPEGGKDSQME from the exons ATGAGTTCTAGTAACAGCCAGTACTCCAGCGACTCAGACTCAGACACAGAAGAGTACCGAGAGGCCAAAGCCAAGATTAACCTGGTGACTGGCCGGGTAGAAGCAGACCAGCCTGATCCAATGGAGGGCATGACGGAcgaagagaaagaagaggaggcaCGTCACCTCATTAGTATGATCAACAGACTGTCACG TGACCAAATCATCCAGCCAAtgggtgtgacagctgagggcaGACTGGCTCCACTTTGGGGCCAAATGAGTGACTGCACgctggaagaagaggaagaggaagaattGAATCTCATGCCAGAGGGGGGCAAAGACAGTCAGATGGAGTAG